Proteins co-encoded in one Plectropomus leopardus isolate mb chromosome 14, YSFRI_Pleo_2.0, whole genome shotgun sequence genomic window:
- the entpd5a gene encoding ectonucleoside triphosphate diphosphohydrolase 5, with translation MATPSMLLTFSVWLLAGSLLTEATYYRHHRYVPHFYRYREHSANTENLLPEVSNPHPEVPEPGVPTYPQIPEVFHPAPEVIHTLPEAIHPVPEVVHPAPEPYQLPEVYQPDVPEASSPVNASRVFYGIMFDAGSTGSRIHIYKFIQKDPVELPVLDNEMYHAVKPGLSAYKDNPEEGGNTIRQLLKIAKKTVPEEDWKRTPVVLKATAGLRLLPEDKASALLKEVREVFNESPFFVPNNSVSIMNGQNEGVLAWVTVNFLTGHLYSNTKRTVGILDLGGGSTQITFLPKSKKTIQSAPATYIANFNLFDHTYQLYTHSYLGNGLYAARLATLGALGADGLDWKVFTSSCLPKKFREEVTFGGTTYKVSGIPDGYAGYKLCYYEVMKVIKGIVHQPYEVKGSSIFYAFSYYFDRAVESGLIDGSRGGAIEVRDFKKRAKEVCNKMTKYRAISPFLCMDMTYITCLLKEGFGFKDSTVLQLAKKVNNVETSWALGATFDYFRNLNIH, from the exons ATGGCCACGCCGAGCATGCTCCTCACTTTCTCCGTGTGGCTCTTGGCTGGGAGCCTCTTAACGGAGGCGACATACTACCGGCACCACCGCTACGTCCCCCACTTCTACCGTTACCGGGAGCACTCTGCCAACACGGAAAACCTCCTCCCCGAAGTCTCCAACCCACATCCTGAAGTCCCGGAGCCGGGTGTTCCGACCTACCCTCAGATCCCCGAAGTGTTCCACCCGGCACCCGAGGTCATCCACACCCTGCCCGAGGCTATCCACCCGGTGCCCGAAGTCGTGCATCCTGCACCTGAGCCGTACCAGCTTCCTGAGGTTTACCAGCCTGATGTGCCTGAAGCCTCCTCCCCCGTCAACGCGAGCCGGGTTTTCTACGGGATCATGTTTGACGCTGGGAGCACAGGCAGCAGGATCCACATCTATAAGTTCATCCAAAAAGACCCCG ttgagcTGCCAGTTCTGGACAATGAAATGTACCATGCGGTAAAGCCTGGACTGTCTGCTTATAAGGACAACCCTGAGGAG GGTGGCAACACCATTCGTCAGCTTCTGAAGATTGCAAAGAAGACCGTGCCAGAGGAGGACTGGAAAAGGACCCCGGTGGTCCTGAAGGCCACAGCGGGTCTGCGCCTGCTGCCTGAAGACAAGGCCAGTGCTCTTCTGAAGGAG GTGAGAGAGGTGTTTAATGAGTCCCCTTTCTTTGTGCCAAACAACAGTGTTTCCATCATGAATGGACAAAATGAAG GAGTCCTCGCCTGGGTCACAGTGAACTTCCTAACAG GTCACCTGTATTCCAACACCAAGAGGACAGTTGGCATCTTGGATTTGGGTGGCGGATCCACACAGATCACATTCCTTCCCAAGTCAAAg AAAACGATTCAGTCTGCTCCCGCGACTTACATTGCCAACTTTAACCTCTTCGACCATACGTACCAACTCTACACACACAG CTACCTTGGAAATGGACTGTATGCGGCCCGACTGGCAACTCTTGGCGCACTAGGAGCCGATG gTCTAGATTGGAAAGTCTTCACAAGTTCCTGCCTCCCGAAAAAGTTCAGAGAAGAAGTTACTTTTGGAGGAACCACCTACAAAGTTAGCGGGATTCCTGACG gcTATGCAGGGTATAAGCTGTGCTACTATGAGGTCATGAAGGTAATCAAAGGAATCGTGCACCAGCCTTACGAAGTGAAGGGCAGCAGCATCTTCTACGCTTTCTCCTACTACTTCGACAGAGCTGTGGAGTCTGGCCTCATCG atGGCAGTCGGGGTGGCGCGATTGAAGTCAGGGATTTTAAGAAGAGAGCCAAGGAAG tgtgcAACAAAATGACCAAGTACCGTGCTATTAGCCCCTTCCTCTGCATGGATATGACATATATCACCTGTCTGCTAAAGGAGGGCTTTGGCTTCAAGGACAGCACTGTGCTACAG TTAGCCAAGAAGGTGAACA